The genomic window AGCGTGTCGTGGAGCTCGTCGGCATCGCGGACGTCGGGCCAGGCCTCGGCGCGCACCGCGGCGATCGCAGCGGCGTCGAGCGCGCCGAGACCGCCGGCGAGGTCCGGATCCGTCCGCCTGAGCGCCACGGCGCGCGCTCGCCGTTCCTCGAGCGGCGCGTCGTCGAGATAGGTGTAGGGGTTGGAGTGCAGGATCTCGTGCGACAGGACGGACGGCGCCGGCGTGTCGATGACGCGGGTCTCGATCGCGCCGCGCTCGATGTCCGCCAGGATGCCGTCCAGGCCCTCCGTGTCCATCGCCTCGTGCAGACAGTTGTCGATCGTCTCGCGCACGAGCGGATGGTCCGGGATCACGATCGGGCCGGTCACGTTGTCGGCGCACGCCACCTGCGCCGGGAAGACCGCGGCGAGCAGGTCGTCGGCGCGCATGCGCTGGAGCGGCATGGGCACCCGGCGCCCACCCTGGAAGCGCAGGAGGGCCAGCGCACGGGTCGCGTTCCACCGCCAGCGGTTGGCGAACATGGGCGCGGCGAGCGCGGCCTGGATCAGGTCCTCGACGAGCCGCTCGCGGCGGACCATGTCGAACACGCCGTCGAGCGGGAAGCTGTGCTGCGGGCCGAGAGAGAGGACGAAGCCGTCGTCGGTGGCCGCGGCCTGCAGCTCGAAGTCGAACGTCACGCAGAAGCGCTTGCGCAGGGCGTATCCCCAGGCGCGGTTCACGCGCCCGCCGAAGGGCGCGTGCACGACGAGCTGCATCCCCCCGGCCTCGTCGAAGAAGCGTTCGGCGACGACGCAGCGGTCCGTGGGCAGCGCGCCGAGGACCGCCTGCCCCTCGGCGAGGTAACCGACGATCTGCTCGGCGCCGTCGGGCGTGAGCCCGCACTCGGCGGTGAGCCACTCGACGGCCGCGCGCCGATCGCCGAGCCGCGCGCCCACTTCATCGCGCAGCGCTGAGACCGCCGCCGACAGCTCCCGCGTGCGCGCCGGCGCCTCGCCCAGCCAGAAGGGAATCGTCGGCGGCGCGCCGCCGGCGTCCTCGACGCGCATCCGCCCCGCCTCCACGCGCCGGATGCGCCACGAACGGTTGCCGAGGAGGAAGATGTCGCCCGCCATGCTCTCGACGGCGAAGTCCTCGTTAACCCGCCCGACGGTCAGCCCCGCGGGCTCCTCGACGACGTCGTAGTCGGCCGTGTCGGGGATCGCGCCGCCGCTGGTGATCGCGGCGAGCCGCGTGCCGCGCCGCGGGCGCAGCCGGCCGTGCACGCGGTCGAGATGGACGAGGGCCCCGCGCCGGCCGCGGCGGGTGGCGACCCCGTCGGCCAGCATGTCGATCACGGCGTCGAAGTCGTCGCGCGCGAGCCGGCGGAAGGAATGCGCGCGCCGCACGAGCGCCCACAGCTCCTCGACGCCGATCTCCCCCGTCGCGACGGTGGCGGCGCACTGCTGGGCCAGGATGTCGAGCGGGTTCTCGGGCACGCGGAGGCGGTCGAGCTCCCCGGCACGCACGGCGCGCACCGCGGCGGCCGCCTGCAGCACGTCGTCACGCGTCAGCGGGAAGAGGATGCCGCGCGACACGGCGCCCCGCGCGTGCCCCGACCGGCCGATGCGCTGGATGAGCGTGGCGAGCGCGCGCGGTGCGCCGACGTGGCAGACGAGGTCGACGCTCCCGACGTCGATCCCGAGCTCGAGGGACGCGGTGGCGACGACGACGGGCACGGCGCCCGACTTGAGCCGCTCCTCGGCGTCGAGCCGGAGGCGCCGCGCCATGCTGCCGTGATGCGCCGCGACGCGTCCGTGGCCGAGCCGCTCCTCGAGCTGGTGCGCGACCCGCTCGACCAGCCGGCGGGTGTTGACGAAGACGATCGTCGTCCGCTCGGCCCGGGCGTGGGCCGCGATGCGGTCGTACACCTCGGCCCACAGCTCGTGGGTCGCGATCGGGCCGAGCTCCTGGTCGGCCACCTCGATCGCGAGCTCGAGGTCGCGACGGTGCCCGACGTCGATGATGCGGCACGGGGGCGACTCGCCGCCGGCAGCCGTCCCGACCAGCAGGCGCGCCACCTCCTCGATCGGCCGCTGCGTGGCCGAGAGGCCGATGCGCTGGAGCCGGCGGCCGGCGAGCGCGTCGAGCCGCTCGAGCGAGAGCGCGAGGTGCGCGCCCCGCTTGTCGGCGGCGACGGCATGGATCTCGTCGACGATCACGGTCCGCGCGCCGGCGAGGAAGCGGCGGCTGCCCTCGGCCGTGAGCAGGATGTAGAGCGACTCGGGCGTGGTCACGAGGATGTGGGGCGGACGGCGCGCCATCGCCTGGCGGGCGCCCGGCGGCGTATCGCCCGAGCGGACGAGGACACGGACCTCGGGGAGCGGCGTGCCGCGCGCCGCCGCCCGGGCACCGAGCTCGGCGAGCGGCGCGGCCAGGTTCTTCTGGATGTCGTTGCCGAGCGCCTTGAGCGGCGAGACGTAGACGACGTCCGTCCGGTCCTCCAGGAGGCCGCGCTCCGCCAGCCCGAGGAGGCGGTCGATCGACCAGAGGAAGGCGGCGAGCGTCTTGCCCGAGCCGGTCGGTGCCGCGAGCAGCGTGTCGGCCCCGGCCGCGATGGCGGGCCAGCCGGCGGCCTGGATGGGCGTCGGCTCGCCGAAGCGATCCCGGAACCAGTCCGCGACCAGAGACGAGAAATCGGTCACCAGCCCCCCCCGCCGACTGCTATCACCGGCCACGCCGGGGCGCCACGGCGTGTCGCATCTTCCCTCGCGCGCCGGGGCGCCCAGCGGTTATATATAAGGTCCGTGCCGGCTCGCCCCGCCTCGAGACGCAGCGCCCGGCGCGCCGCCGCGCGCGCCGCCGAGCGTGCGGCCCGCGCCCGGCCCGCCGGCCCGAGGGCTCGCGCCGCGACCCGCATCCGCTGGTTGCCGCTCGGCTCCGCCGTCCTCTGGTGGGCGGCTCTCGCGGTGCTCCTCGGCTTCACGGCCGTCAACCTCGGAGGGAAGATCACCTGGTACCTCGCCGTCGACCAGTTCGGCTACCTGACCTTCGCCCACGACCTCCTGCACGGGCACGTCTTCCATCACTGGCCCCCGCTCGACGCGCTGGTGGGCCGGGTGCCGCCGCGGGTCGACATCCTCGCGCAGAGCTACGTCGCCGTCGGCAACCGCGCCTACTGCCGGTACTCGCCGGGCTTCCCGATCCTGCTCGCAGCGTGGCTCCGCCTCTTCGGCGACGACGGCGCGCACTACCTGAACCCGAGCATCTTCGTCGCGCTGCTGGTGCTCCTCCTCGCCTTCGCGCGCCGCATCTTCCGCTCGCGCTGGCGGGCGCTCGCGGCGGTCGCGCTGGTCACGCTCTTCCCGACCTACATCCACCTCTGGGCGATCACGCCGACCCGCGACCTGTCGGCCCACCTCGCCGCCTTCCTCGGGCTGTACCTGCTGCTGCCCGGCGGGCGGCACCGCACGGCAGCGGGCGCCGCGCTCGGCTTCGCCGTCACCATCCGTCCCGATGCCGTGCTCTACCTCGTGCCGGGCGGCTTCGTCCTCGGGCTCGAGTGGCTGCGGGCGGGGGCCCGCTGGCGGCGCGCCGCTTCCACCGTCGGCGCCGCCGCCCTCGGCATGCTCCTCGGCCTCGCTCCGCTCCTCGCCTACAACTGGATGACGTCGGGCAACCCGCTCCGACCGACGCAGGCGATGGAGGTGGAGCGTTTCTTCGAGAAGCCGGGCGCGGCGGCGCCGGCCCCGCCGCCGGCCCCGCCGACGGCCGGTGGCCCGCGGGTCGGCTATCCGCCGCCCGGCTGGCACGGCGGCACGGTCGAGGCGGTGCAGGGAGGCGGGCTCCGCCTCTCCAACCTCCCGAGCACGCTGCCCGGCAACGTGGGGCTCTTGCGGAGCGCGTACGGCGACCTGATGCTCGCGGTCGCGATCTGGGGCGTCCTGGTCGCGCTCGTCCAGCGGCGCGCGCTCTTCGTCGTGGCGGTCCCATACGTGCTCGTGGGACTCTTCTTCTTCAGCTGCTGGTCGCGGCCGGACGGACGCTACCTCTCGGGCGTGTTCTGCATGCTCCCGATGCTGATCGTCGAGGGGACGCTCGGCACGCTCGACCTCGTGCGCCGTCTCGCACGCCGGCGTCTCGTGGCGGGCGCGCGCGGGCTCGCCTTCGGCGGCGCCTGTCTCCTCCTCCTCGGCGCCGTGCTGATCCGCGTGCCCGGTGTCCAGGCGGCGCTCCCCACGCTCGCCTGGCTCATCCCGAGCGTCACCGCCGCGGCGCTCTTCGCCGCCGCGGTGCGGCCCGACCGCCGGGTCGCGGCCGTGGCGGCCCCCGTGCTCGCGGCGGCGCTCACCGTCGTCGCCGTCTCGCGAGCGCAGGCGAGCCTGCGCATACGCGGCGGCTTCCAGCGACCGGAGATGCTGCGCGCCCGCGCCACGTTCGCACGTGCCGTCGAGCCCGGGGCGGTGGTCATCACGACCGAGGACGTCGGCCGTCCCGCCGAGAACATCGAGTACTACAGCGGGATCGCCTGGGCCCTGTACTTCACCGACCTGACCCGCTGGGGCGTCGGGGTGAGGGAGGCGGCGGAGCGCTTCGCGCGCGCGCGCATGAAGCCGTACCTCCTGATCCCGCCGACGCAGCCCGACCGGGCGCGGATGCTCGAGGACCTCGGACACGCGTTCCTCGTCGAGCGCGTGGCCGACATTCCTCCCGGCCAGGCGATGGACTACTTCGTCGCGGCGCCGTTCCACCGCGGCGTGCGCATGGAGCTCTACCGGCTCACCCTGCGCGAGTGAGCGCGCAATTGACTGCGGCGGGGAGGGGCACTAGAGAGCTGCCGATGACCTTCCTGCGCCATTTCACTCCGCTCATCCTGCTGCTCGCCGCGGCCTGCGGCCGAGGCGGTGCAGGTGGCGGCGGCGGTCCGGCGGCGAACGATGCGGCGGTCTCCCAGCGCGTCGTCGACTACTTCCAGAAGACGGTCACGACGCCCGGCCTCACCTTCAAGGTGACGAAGGTGGAGGACTCGGAGATTCCGGACTGGCGGAAGGGCAACCTCGAGGTCTCCCTCGGGCAGCAGACCCAGAACGTCGCCTTCTACGTGAGCCGCGACGGCCGCTATCTCTTCCGCGGCGACGCGGTGGACCTGACCGTCGACCCGCTGAAGCTGGTGCGCGACAAGATCAAGCTCGACGGCGAGCCGTCGCGCGGTCCGGCGGACGCGAAGGTGACGATCGTCGAGTACTCGGACTTCCAGTGTCCGTTCTGCAGCCGCGTCTACACCACGGTCGAGTCGCAGGTGCTCAAGGAATACGGCGACAAGGTTCGCTTCGTTTTCAAGAATTACCCGCTCACCTCCATCCATTCCTGGGCCGAGGATGCCGCCGTCGCCTCCGAATGCGGCTTCCAGCAGGGCAACGACCAGTTCTGGACGATGTACAACGGCCTCTTCTCGAAGCAGGGCGAGATCAACAAGGACAACCTGGCCGGCAAGGCGGCGGAGATCGCGGAGGCCGGCGGCCTCGACGTCGCGAAGTTCAAGGAGTGCCTCGAGGGCAAGAAATCGCTCGACGCCGTCAAGGCCGACGAGAGCGAAGCGACGGCCCTCGGCGTCAACTCGACGCCGACGTTCTTCGTGAACGGCCGGCGCCTGAGTGGCGCGCAGACCTACGAGGGTTTCAAGCAGCTGATCGATCAGGAGCTCGGCGCCAAGGGATAGCTGCACCGCGTCGTAGGCGCGATTCTTTGCTGCTCAGCTCTATGCAGGCGTCCGGTCCGCGGCCGTATTGACGCCTGAAACGCATACCTGCTAACGCGGGCTCGGCTCGAAGCCAGGGCCCACAAGGGGAAAATGCATGCGTGAGACCAAAGACCGCGGGTGCCGTCTCGCCCTGCTCTTGGCGGCGACCCTGGTCTCCGGCCTCGCCGCGCGAGCCTTTGCGGGGATGATCGAAGGCGACGGCAAGGGAAAGGCGGCCAACAACTGCCTCGTGGAGCTCAGCGTCCAGGTGAGCCCGCTGCCGGCCGGTCCGAAGATGACCTGCAACGACTGCGACGCGGGCTGCGACCTCGATCAG from Deltaproteobacteria bacterium includes these protein-coding regions:
- a CDS encoding DEAD/DEAH box helicase, with amino-acid sequence MVTDFSSLVADWFRDRFGEPTPIQAAGWPAIAAGADTLLAAPTGSGKTLAAFLWSIDRLLGLAERGLLEDRTDVVYVSPLKALGNDIQKNLAAPLAELGARAAARGTPLPEVRVLVRSGDTPPGARQAMARRPPHILVTTPESLYILLTAEGSRRFLAGARTVIVDEIHAVAADKRGAHLALSLERLDALAGRRLQRIGLSATQRPIEEVARLLVGTAAGGESPPCRIIDVGHRRDLELAIEVADQELGPIATHELWAEVYDRIAAHARAERTTIVFVNTRRLVERVAHQLEERLGHGRVAAHHGSMARRLRLDAEERLKSGAVPVVVATASLELGIDVGSVDLVCHVGAPRALATLIQRIGRSGHARGAVSRGILFPLTRDDVLQAAAAVRAVRAGELDRLRVPENPLDILAQQCAATVATGEIGVEELWALVRRAHSFRRLARDDFDAVIDMLADGVATRRGRRGALVHLDRVHGRLRPRRGTRLAAITSGGAIPDTADYDVVEEPAGLTVGRVNEDFAVESMAGDIFLLGNRSWRIRRVEAGRMRVEDAGGAPPTIPFWLGEAPARTRELSAAVSALRDEVGARLGDRRAAVEWLTAECGLTPDGAEQIVGYLAEGQAVLGALPTDRCVVAERFFDEAGGMQLVVHAPFGGRVNRAWGYALRKRFCVTFDFELQAAATDDGFVLSLGPQHSFPLDGVFDMVRRERLVEDLIQAALAAPMFANRWRWNATRALALLRFQGGRRVPMPLQRMRADDLLAAVFPAQVACADNVTGPIVIPDHPLVRETIDNCLHEAMDTEGLDGILADIERGAIETRVIDTPAPSVLSHEILHSNPYTYLDDAPLEERRARAVALRRTDPDLAGGLGALDAAAIAAVRAEAWPDVRDADELHDTLSSLVLAPWPEVEAAGWTAPAAELVAARRATWASDGAWRALVAAERVALVRRLVPAAQFEPEPVEVAAPRGEEPTEEDARRAVAGGWLECTGPITADGLAARTGLAPAAVAVGLAALERTGVALRGRFTPGATVEEWCERGLLARIHRLTLARLRREIEPVSTADLMRFLFRWQHVEAGTQLHGRPGLLEIIGQLQGVELAARAWETHVLPARVARYDPADLEHLCLAGAVVWGRLRAGAPDDDVAPARRGPAPTRALPLALVLREDLGWLLAPTRPGGTGVMPASAQAVLDFLERRGACFVGDIARGTGLLPGQAEEALWRLVARGLVTGDGMAALRTLLEGPERRRRRRLAAVGAGRGRLVAAGRWSLLRSAAEEAAGDAGPMRLARQLLRRYGVVTRELTAREARVSSWRALLGALRTLEARGEVRGGRFVAGLVGEQFALPEAVETLRAVRRRHEPGEVVIVAAADPLNLVGILLPGPRLPATAREVVAFRDGVPVETGELGAVLSRLGRASQALHRR